A genomic window from Hypomesus transpacificus isolate Combined female chromosome 15, fHypTra1, whole genome shotgun sequence includes:
- the LOC124478006 gene encoding amyloid beta precursor protein binding family B member 1-like isoform X1, with amino-acid sequence MGGHDDEVSYVLNNQRQDEELKNKLNDSSNWSDQESTGSNAKWVKDGQNQLRKVAEKHQDQDHNCNINLNGNEDDHPPQNTTQEEQQGNEEHTVSPKTIHALGLTEEESKTLLNDPILIDSLESSEDKEGDEDDKEKEKSEGDEESLTRTSGKKESEQSHAELDQDGGVTGRSACLLFSNENGTSSDEESNWAALSQDGPAEGSPNGNRESFWDSNAFETDTDLPSGWMRVRDTSGTYYWHIPTGTTQWDPPSPLDKPGGDSIMSSSMSLETTPCEEPEETWGDMSNPDEGAVEEETWKEEGEVASDQSLKEFEGATLRYASINLNYNCSHSEEEEKLGPLCTDLEAKCFAVRSLGWVEMSEEDMALGKSSVAVNNCIRQLSYHKHNLHDTAGIWGEGKDMLMVLENDTMNLIDPLGQTLLHSQPIHSIRVWGVGRDNGRERDFAYVARDNLTQVLKCHVFRCDSPAKNIATSLHDMCSKIMTERKSTKPGLSRLNSDPCKPMDIPVQEFPVPKNELFQRFLVYYLGNVPVAKPVGKGSMGMDTVNEALAIAMNSKGKQDWTPVSVNVAPATLTILTRETQEVLSECRVRFLSFMGVGKDVHTFAFIMAEGPGDFICHMFWCEPNAASLSEAVQAACMLRYQKCLDARPPSLGSCLPTPPTDSVARRVRKGVQSLLGSFKSYRSGSQSP; translated from the exons ATGGGTGGTCATGATGATGAGGTGTCATACGTACTCAACAACCAGCGACAGGATGAAGAATTGAAGAACAAGCTGAATGACAGCAGCAATTGGAGTGACCAGGAGTCAACTGGTAGCAATGCCAAGTGGGTCAAAGATGGCCAGAACCAGCTGCGCAAGGTAGCAGAGAAGCACCAGGACCAGGATCACAACTGCAACATCAACCTCAATGGAAACGAGGACGATCACCCGCCGCAGAACACCACTCAGGAAGAGCAACAGGGGAACGAGGAACACACCGTGTCCCCCAAGACCATCCATGCCCTGGGCCTGACCGAAGAGGAGTCCAAGACCCTCCTCAACGATCCAATACTCATCGACTCTCTTGAATCCTCTGAGGAtaaagagggggatgaggacgacaaagaaaaggagaagTCTGAGGGAGACGAAGAGAGCTTGACTCGTACCAGCGGAAAGAAAGAGTCAGAGCAGAGCCACGCGGAGTTGGATCAAGATGGAGGCGTGACGGGTAGAAGTGCTTGTCTGCTGTTCTCCAATGAGAACGGCACGTCGAGTGATGAGGAATCCAACTGGGCTGCACTGTCTCAGGATGGCCCTGCTGAAGGCTCGCCCAATGGAAACAGAG aGTCCTTCTGGGATTCCAATGCGtttgagacagacacagacctgCCATCGGGCTGGATGCGTGTCCGAGACACCTCAGGCACGTATTACTGGCACATCCCCACAGGAACCACCCAGTGGgatcctccatcccccctggaTAAGCCGGGGGGGGACTCCATCATGTCCTCCAGCATGTCCCTGGAGACCACTCCATGTGAGGAACCAGAG GAGACCTGGGGGGATATGTCTAACCCGGATGAAGGCGCTGTAGAGGAAGAAACATGGAAG gaggagggagaggtggcgTCTGACCAGAGCCTGAAGGAGTTTGAGGGAGCAACACTGCGCTATGCCTCCATCAACCTCAA CTATAACTGTTCCCactccgaggaggaggagaagcttgGTCCTCTTTGCACCGATCTGGAGGCTAAA TGTTTCGCCGTGCGCTCCCTGGGCTGGGTGGAGATGTCCGAAGAGGATATGGCACTGGGAAAGAGCAGCGTTGCCGTGAACAACTGCATCAGACAGCTGTCTTACCACAAACACAATCTCCACGACACAGCAGGCAtctggggggag GGTAAGGACATGCTGATGGTCCTGGAGAATGACACCATGAACCTGATCGACCCCCTGGGGCAGACCCTGCTGCACTCCCAGCCCATCCACAGCATCCGTGTGTGGGGCGTCGGCAGAGACAATGGCAG GGAAAG AGATTTTGCTTATGTGGCAAGAGACAACCTAACCCAGGTCCTGAAGTGTCACGTCTTCCGCTGTGACTCTCCTGCCAAGAACATCGCTACGAGCCTTCATGACATGTGCTCCAAG ATAATGACAGAGAGGAAATCAACCAAGCCTGGGCTGAGCAGACTGAACTCTGACCCATGCAAACCCATGGACATCCCTGTTCAAG AGTTCCCTGTTCCCAAGAATGAACTTTTCCAGCGCTTCCTGGTCTATTACCTTGGTAACGTACCTGTGGCAAAGCCAGTAGGTAAGGGAAGCATGG GCATGGACACAGTCAACGAGGCTCTGGCGATTGCAATGAACAGCAAAGGGAAGCAGGATTGGACCCCCGTGTCTGTCAACGTGGCTCCTGCCACTCTCACCATACTCACCAGAGAG ACGCAGGAAGTGCTGTCGGAGTGCAGGGTGCGTTTCCTGTCCTTCATGGGCGTGGGGAAGGACGTCCACACCTTCGCCTTCATCATGGCCGAGGGCCCGGGGGACTTCATCTGTCACATGTTCTGGTGCGAGCCCAACGCTGCCAGTCTGAGTGAGGCTGTCCAGGCTGCCTGCATG CTGCGCTACCAGAAGTGTCTGGATGCACGGCCCCCTAGCCTGGGCTCCTGCCTGCCCACACCCCCCACTGACTCGGTGGCCCGCCGGGTCAGGAAGGGGGTCCAGAGCCTGCTGGGCAGCTTCAAGAGCTACAGGTCTGGATCCCAGTCCCCctga
- the LOC124478006 gene encoding amyloid beta precursor protein binding family B member 1-like isoform X4 codes for MGGHDDEVSYVLNNQRQDEELKNKLNDSSNWSDQESTGSNAKWVKDGQNQLRKVAEKHQDQDHNCNINLNGNEDDHPPQNTTQEEQQGNEEHTVSPKTIHALGLTEEESKTLLNDPILIDSLESSEDKEGDEDDKEKEKSEGDEESLTRTSGKKESEQSHAELDQDGGVTGRSACLLFSNENGTSSDEESNWAALSQDGPAEGSPNGNRESFWDSNAFETDTDLPSGWMRVRDTSGTYYWHIPTGTTQWDPPSPLDKPGGDSIMSSSMSLETTPCEEPEETWGDMSNPDEGAVEEETWKEEGEVASDQSLKEFEGATLRYASINLNYNCSHSEEEEKLGPLCTDLEAKCFAVRSLGWVEMSEEDMALGKSSVAVNNCIRQLSYHKHNLHDTAGIWGEGKDMLMVLENDTMNLIDPLGQTLLHSQPIHSIRVWGVGRDNGRDFAYVARDNLTQVLKCHVFRCDSPAKNIATSLHDMCSKIMTERKSTKPGLSRLNSDPCKPMDIPVQEFPVPKNELFQRFLVYYLGNVPVAKPVGMDTVNEALAIAMNSKGKQDWTPVSVNVAPATLTILTRETQEVLSECRVRFLSFMGVGKDVHTFAFIMAEGPGDFICHMFWCEPNAASLSEAVQAACMLRYQKCLDARPPSLGSCLPTPPTDSVARRVRKGVQSLLGSFKSYRSGSQSP; via the exons ATGGGTGGTCATGATGATGAGGTGTCATACGTACTCAACAACCAGCGACAGGATGAAGAATTGAAGAACAAGCTGAATGACAGCAGCAATTGGAGTGACCAGGAGTCAACTGGTAGCAATGCCAAGTGGGTCAAAGATGGCCAGAACCAGCTGCGCAAGGTAGCAGAGAAGCACCAGGACCAGGATCACAACTGCAACATCAACCTCAATGGAAACGAGGACGATCACCCGCCGCAGAACACCACTCAGGAAGAGCAACAGGGGAACGAGGAACACACCGTGTCCCCCAAGACCATCCATGCCCTGGGCCTGACCGAAGAGGAGTCCAAGACCCTCCTCAACGATCCAATACTCATCGACTCTCTTGAATCCTCTGAGGAtaaagagggggatgaggacgacaaagaaaaggagaagTCTGAGGGAGACGAAGAGAGCTTGACTCGTACCAGCGGAAAGAAAGAGTCAGAGCAGAGCCACGCGGAGTTGGATCAAGATGGAGGCGTGACGGGTAGAAGTGCTTGTCTGCTGTTCTCCAATGAGAACGGCACGTCGAGTGATGAGGAATCCAACTGGGCTGCACTGTCTCAGGATGGCCCTGCTGAAGGCTCGCCCAATGGAAACAGAG aGTCCTTCTGGGATTCCAATGCGtttgagacagacacagacctgCCATCGGGCTGGATGCGTGTCCGAGACACCTCAGGCACGTATTACTGGCACATCCCCACAGGAACCACCCAGTGGgatcctccatcccccctggaTAAGCCGGGGGGGGACTCCATCATGTCCTCCAGCATGTCCCTGGAGACCACTCCATGTGAGGAACCAGAG GAGACCTGGGGGGATATGTCTAACCCGGATGAAGGCGCTGTAGAGGAAGAAACATGGAAG gaggagggagaggtggcgTCTGACCAGAGCCTGAAGGAGTTTGAGGGAGCAACACTGCGCTATGCCTCCATCAACCTCAA CTATAACTGTTCCCactccgaggaggaggagaagcttgGTCCTCTTTGCACCGATCTGGAGGCTAAA TGTTTCGCCGTGCGCTCCCTGGGCTGGGTGGAGATGTCCGAAGAGGATATGGCACTGGGAAAGAGCAGCGTTGCCGTGAACAACTGCATCAGACAGCTGTCTTACCACAAACACAATCTCCACGACACAGCAGGCAtctggggggag GGTAAGGACATGCTGATGGTCCTGGAGAATGACACCATGAACCTGATCGACCCCCTGGGGCAGACCCTGCTGCACTCCCAGCCCATCCACAGCATCCGTGTGTGGGGCGTCGGCAGAGACAATGGCAG AGATTTTGCTTATGTGGCAAGAGACAACCTAACCCAGGTCCTGAAGTGTCACGTCTTCCGCTGTGACTCTCCTGCCAAGAACATCGCTACGAGCCTTCATGACATGTGCTCCAAG ATAATGACAGAGAGGAAATCAACCAAGCCTGGGCTGAGCAGACTGAACTCTGACCCATGCAAACCCATGGACATCCCTGTTCAAG AGTTCCCTGTTCCCAAGAATGAACTTTTCCAGCGCTTCCTGGTCTATTACCTTGGTAACGTACCTGTGGCAAAGCCAGTAG GCATGGACACAGTCAACGAGGCTCTGGCGATTGCAATGAACAGCAAAGGGAAGCAGGATTGGACCCCCGTGTCTGTCAACGTGGCTCCTGCCACTCTCACCATACTCACCAGAGAG ACGCAGGAAGTGCTGTCGGAGTGCAGGGTGCGTTTCCTGTCCTTCATGGGCGTGGGGAAGGACGTCCACACCTTCGCCTTCATCATGGCCGAGGGCCCGGGGGACTTCATCTGTCACATGTTCTGGTGCGAGCCCAACGCTGCCAGTCTGAGTGAGGCTGTCCAGGCTGCCTGCATG CTGCGCTACCAGAAGTGTCTGGATGCACGGCCCCCTAGCCTGGGCTCCTGCCTGCCCACACCCCCCACTGACTCGGTGGCCCGCCGGGTCAGGAAGGGGGTCCAGAGCCTGCTGGGCAGCTTCAAGAGCTACAGGTCTGGATCCCAGTCCCCctga
- the LOC124478006 gene encoding amyloid beta precursor protein binding family B member 1-like isoform X2 — MGGHDDEVSYVLNNQRQDEELKNKLNDSSNWSDQESTGSNAKWVKDGQNQLRKVAEKHQDQDHNCNINLNGNEDDHPPQNTTQEEQQGNEEHTVSPKTIHALGLTEEESKTLLNDPILIDSLESSEDKEGDEDDKEKEKSEGDEESLTRTSGKKESEQSHAELDQDGGVTGRSACLLFSNENGTSSDEESNWAALSQDGPAEGSPNGNRESFWDSNAFETDTDLPSGWMRVRDTSGTYYWHIPTGTTQWDPPSPLDKPGGDSIMSSSMSLETTPCEEPEETWGDMSNPDEGAVEEETWKEEGEVASDQSLKEFEGATLRYASINLNYNCSHSEEEEKLGPLCTDLEAKCFAVRSLGWVEMSEEDMALGKSSVAVNNCIRQLSYHKHNLHDTAGIWGEGKDMLMVLENDTMNLIDPLGQTLLHSQPIHSIRVWGVGRDNGRDFAYVARDNLTQVLKCHVFRCDSPAKNIATSLHDMCSKIMTERKSTKPGLSRLNSDPCKPMDIPVQEFPVPKNELFQRFLVYYLGNVPVAKPVGKGSMGMDTVNEALAIAMNSKGKQDWTPVSVNVAPATLTILTRETQEVLSECRVRFLSFMGVGKDVHTFAFIMAEGPGDFICHMFWCEPNAASLSEAVQAACMLRYQKCLDARPPSLGSCLPTPPTDSVARRVRKGVQSLLGSFKSYRSGSQSP; from the exons ATGGGTGGTCATGATGATGAGGTGTCATACGTACTCAACAACCAGCGACAGGATGAAGAATTGAAGAACAAGCTGAATGACAGCAGCAATTGGAGTGACCAGGAGTCAACTGGTAGCAATGCCAAGTGGGTCAAAGATGGCCAGAACCAGCTGCGCAAGGTAGCAGAGAAGCACCAGGACCAGGATCACAACTGCAACATCAACCTCAATGGAAACGAGGACGATCACCCGCCGCAGAACACCACTCAGGAAGAGCAACAGGGGAACGAGGAACACACCGTGTCCCCCAAGACCATCCATGCCCTGGGCCTGACCGAAGAGGAGTCCAAGACCCTCCTCAACGATCCAATACTCATCGACTCTCTTGAATCCTCTGAGGAtaaagagggggatgaggacgacaaagaaaaggagaagTCTGAGGGAGACGAAGAGAGCTTGACTCGTACCAGCGGAAAGAAAGAGTCAGAGCAGAGCCACGCGGAGTTGGATCAAGATGGAGGCGTGACGGGTAGAAGTGCTTGTCTGCTGTTCTCCAATGAGAACGGCACGTCGAGTGATGAGGAATCCAACTGGGCTGCACTGTCTCAGGATGGCCCTGCTGAAGGCTCGCCCAATGGAAACAGAG aGTCCTTCTGGGATTCCAATGCGtttgagacagacacagacctgCCATCGGGCTGGATGCGTGTCCGAGACACCTCAGGCACGTATTACTGGCACATCCCCACAGGAACCACCCAGTGGgatcctccatcccccctggaTAAGCCGGGGGGGGACTCCATCATGTCCTCCAGCATGTCCCTGGAGACCACTCCATGTGAGGAACCAGAG GAGACCTGGGGGGATATGTCTAACCCGGATGAAGGCGCTGTAGAGGAAGAAACATGGAAG gaggagggagaggtggcgTCTGACCAGAGCCTGAAGGAGTTTGAGGGAGCAACACTGCGCTATGCCTCCATCAACCTCAA CTATAACTGTTCCCactccgaggaggaggagaagcttgGTCCTCTTTGCACCGATCTGGAGGCTAAA TGTTTCGCCGTGCGCTCCCTGGGCTGGGTGGAGATGTCCGAAGAGGATATGGCACTGGGAAAGAGCAGCGTTGCCGTGAACAACTGCATCAGACAGCTGTCTTACCACAAACACAATCTCCACGACACAGCAGGCAtctggggggag GGTAAGGACATGCTGATGGTCCTGGAGAATGACACCATGAACCTGATCGACCCCCTGGGGCAGACCCTGCTGCACTCCCAGCCCATCCACAGCATCCGTGTGTGGGGCGTCGGCAGAGACAATGGCAG AGATTTTGCTTATGTGGCAAGAGACAACCTAACCCAGGTCCTGAAGTGTCACGTCTTCCGCTGTGACTCTCCTGCCAAGAACATCGCTACGAGCCTTCATGACATGTGCTCCAAG ATAATGACAGAGAGGAAATCAACCAAGCCTGGGCTGAGCAGACTGAACTCTGACCCATGCAAACCCATGGACATCCCTGTTCAAG AGTTCCCTGTTCCCAAGAATGAACTTTTCCAGCGCTTCCTGGTCTATTACCTTGGTAACGTACCTGTGGCAAAGCCAGTAGGTAAGGGAAGCATGG GCATGGACACAGTCAACGAGGCTCTGGCGATTGCAATGAACAGCAAAGGGAAGCAGGATTGGACCCCCGTGTCTGTCAACGTGGCTCCTGCCACTCTCACCATACTCACCAGAGAG ACGCAGGAAGTGCTGTCGGAGTGCAGGGTGCGTTTCCTGTCCTTCATGGGCGTGGGGAAGGACGTCCACACCTTCGCCTTCATCATGGCCGAGGGCCCGGGGGACTTCATCTGTCACATGTTCTGGTGCGAGCCCAACGCTGCCAGTCTGAGTGAGGCTGTCCAGGCTGCCTGCATG CTGCGCTACCAGAAGTGTCTGGATGCACGGCCCCCTAGCCTGGGCTCCTGCCTGCCCACACCCCCCACTGACTCGGTGGCCCGCCGGGTCAGGAAGGGGGTCCAGAGCCTGCTGGGCAGCTTCAAGAGCTACAGGTCTGGATCCCAGTCCCCctga
- the LOC124478016 gene encoding integrin-linked protein kinase, whose protein sequence is MDDIFTQCREGNAVAVRLWLDNTENDLNQGDDHGFSPLHWACREGRSSVVDMLIMRGARINVMNRGDDTPLHLAASHGHRDIVGKLIQCKADTNTANEHGNTPLHYACFWGQDLVAEDLVTNGAQVSICNKYGETPLDKAKPHLLDLLKEKAEKMGQSLSKVPFKDSFWKGTTRTRPRNGTLNKHAGIDFKQLSLLAKINENQSGELWQGRWQGNEVVVKVLKVRDWTTRKSRDFNEEYPKLRIFSHPNVLPMLGGCQAPPAPHPIIITHWMPYGSLYNVLHEGTNFVVDQTQAVKFALDIACGMAFLHTLEPMIPRHYLNSKSVMIDEDMTARISMSDVKFSFQCPGRMYSPAWVAPEALQKKPEEINRRSSDMWSFAVLLWELVTREVPFADLSNMEIGMKVALEGLRPTIPPGISPHICKLMKICMNEDPAKRPKFDMIVPILEKMQDK, encoded by the exons GGACGACCATGGCTTCAGCCCCCTCCACTGGGCGTGCAGGGAGGGGCGCTCCAGCGTGGTGGACATGCTCATCATGAGAGGGGCTCGCATCAACGTCATGAACCGCGGCGACGACACGCCCCTGCACCTGGCCGCCAGCCACGGACACAGGGACATCGTGGGGAAG TTGATCCAGTGCAAAGCAGACACCAACACTGCAAACGAGCATGGCAACACACCTCTGCATTACGCCTGCTTCTGGGGACAGGACCTGGTGGCTGAG GACCTGGTGACTAACGGGGCCCAGGTTAGCATCTGTAACAAGTATGGAGAGACTCCTCTGGACAAAGCAAAACCGCACCTGCTTGACCTTCTCAAAG AGAAGGCAGAGAAGATGGGGCAGAGCCTGAGCAAGGTTCCCTTCAAGGACTCCTTCTGGAAAGGCACCACCAGGACTCGACCAC GTAATGGCACTCTGAACAAGCACGCTGGCATTGACTTCAAACAGCTCTCCCTCCTGGCTAAGATCAATGAGAACCAGTCTGGAGAG TTGTGGCAAGGCCGTTGGCAGGGAAACGAGGTAGTAGTGAAAGTGTTGAAGGTTCGAGACTGGACCACCAGGAAGAGCAGAGACTTCAACGAAGAGTACCCCAAGCTCAG GATATTCTCCCATCCAAACGTGCTGCCCATGTTGGGGGGTTGCCAGGCTCCTCCCGCGCCCCAccccatcatcatcacacacTGGATGCCCTACGGCTCCCTCTACAACGTGCTGCACGAGGGCACCA aCTTTGTTGTTGACCAGACACAAGCGGTGAAGTTTGCTCTGGACATCGCCTGTGGGATGGCCTTCCTGCACACCCTGGAGCCAATGATCCCTCGCCACTATCTTAACAGCAAGAGTGTCATG ATTGATGAGGACATGACAGCCCGAATTAGCATGTCAGACGTTAAGTTCTCCTTCCAGTGTCCTGGTAGGATGTACTCTCCAGCCTGGGTCGCTCCTGAAG CCCTGCAGAAGAAGCCTGAGGAGATCAACAGAAGGTCATCTGACATGTGGAGCTTTGCCGTGTTGCTTTGGGAGCTGGTCACCAGAGAAGTGCCCTTTGCTGACCTCTCCAACATGGAAATCGGCATGAAG GTGGCCCTGGAAGGCCTCAGGCCCACCATCCCGCCTGGCATCTCACCCCACATCTGCAAGCTCATGAAGATCTGCATGAATGAAGATCCGGCCAAAAGACCTAAGTTTGACATGATCGTACCCATCCTGGAAAAGATGCAGGACAAGTGA
- the LOC124478006 gene encoding amyloid beta precursor protein binding family B member 1-like isoform X3, with protein sequence MGGHDDEVSYVLNNQRQDEELKNKLNDSSNWSDQESTGSNAKWVKDGQNQLRKVAEKHQDQDHNCNINLNGNEDDHPPQNTTQEEQQGNEEHTVSPKTIHALGLTEEESKTLLNDPILIDSLESSEDKEGDEDDKEKEKSEGDEESLTRTSGKKESEQSHAELDQDGGVTGRSACLLFSNENGTSSDEESNWAALSQDGPAEGSPNGNRESFWDSNAFETDTDLPSGWMRVRDTSGTYYWHIPTGTTQWDPPSPLDKPGGDSIMSSSMSLETTPCEEPEETWGDMSNPDEGAVEEETWKEEGEVASDQSLKEFEGATLRYASINLNYNCSHSEEEEKLGPLCTDLEAKCFAVRSLGWVEMSEEDMALGKSSVAVNNCIRQLSYHKHNLHDTAGIWGEGKDMLMVLENDTMNLIDPLGQTLLHSQPIHSIRVWGVGRDNGRERDFAYVARDNLTQVLKCHVFRCDSPAKNIATSLHDMCSKIMTERKSTKPGLSRLNSDPCKPMDIPVQEFPVPKNELFQRFLVYYLGNVPVAKPVGMDTVNEALAIAMNSKGKQDWTPVSVNVAPATLTILTRETQEVLSECRVRFLSFMGVGKDVHTFAFIMAEGPGDFICHMFWCEPNAASLSEAVQAACMLRYQKCLDARPPSLGSCLPTPPTDSVARRVRKGVQSLLGSFKSYRSGSQSP encoded by the exons ATGGGTGGTCATGATGATGAGGTGTCATACGTACTCAACAACCAGCGACAGGATGAAGAATTGAAGAACAAGCTGAATGACAGCAGCAATTGGAGTGACCAGGAGTCAACTGGTAGCAATGCCAAGTGGGTCAAAGATGGCCAGAACCAGCTGCGCAAGGTAGCAGAGAAGCACCAGGACCAGGATCACAACTGCAACATCAACCTCAATGGAAACGAGGACGATCACCCGCCGCAGAACACCACTCAGGAAGAGCAACAGGGGAACGAGGAACACACCGTGTCCCCCAAGACCATCCATGCCCTGGGCCTGACCGAAGAGGAGTCCAAGACCCTCCTCAACGATCCAATACTCATCGACTCTCTTGAATCCTCTGAGGAtaaagagggggatgaggacgacaaagaaaaggagaagTCTGAGGGAGACGAAGAGAGCTTGACTCGTACCAGCGGAAAGAAAGAGTCAGAGCAGAGCCACGCGGAGTTGGATCAAGATGGAGGCGTGACGGGTAGAAGTGCTTGTCTGCTGTTCTCCAATGAGAACGGCACGTCGAGTGATGAGGAATCCAACTGGGCTGCACTGTCTCAGGATGGCCCTGCTGAAGGCTCGCCCAATGGAAACAGAG aGTCCTTCTGGGATTCCAATGCGtttgagacagacacagacctgCCATCGGGCTGGATGCGTGTCCGAGACACCTCAGGCACGTATTACTGGCACATCCCCACAGGAACCACCCAGTGGgatcctccatcccccctggaTAAGCCGGGGGGGGACTCCATCATGTCCTCCAGCATGTCCCTGGAGACCACTCCATGTGAGGAACCAGAG GAGACCTGGGGGGATATGTCTAACCCGGATGAAGGCGCTGTAGAGGAAGAAACATGGAAG gaggagggagaggtggcgTCTGACCAGAGCCTGAAGGAGTTTGAGGGAGCAACACTGCGCTATGCCTCCATCAACCTCAA CTATAACTGTTCCCactccgaggaggaggagaagcttgGTCCTCTTTGCACCGATCTGGAGGCTAAA TGTTTCGCCGTGCGCTCCCTGGGCTGGGTGGAGATGTCCGAAGAGGATATGGCACTGGGAAAGAGCAGCGTTGCCGTGAACAACTGCATCAGACAGCTGTCTTACCACAAACACAATCTCCACGACACAGCAGGCAtctggggggag GGTAAGGACATGCTGATGGTCCTGGAGAATGACACCATGAACCTGATCGACCCCCTGGGGCAGACCCTGCTGCACTCCCAGCCCATCCACAGCATCCGTGTGTGGGGCGTCGGCAGAGACAATGGCAG GGAAAG AGATTTTGCTTATGTGGCAAGAGACAACCTAACCCAGGTCCTGAAGTGTCACGTCTTCCGCTGTGACTCTCCTGCCAAGAACATCGCTACGAGCCTTCATGACATGTGCTCCAAG ATAATGACAGAGAGGAAATCAACCAAGCCTGGGCTGAGCAGACTGAACTCTGACCCATGCAAACCCATGGACATCCCTGTTCAAG AGTTCCCTGTTCCCAAGAATGAACTTTTCCAGCGCTTCCTGGTCTATTACCTTGGTAACGTACCTGTGGCAAAGCCAGTAG GCATGGACACAGTCAACGAGGCTCTGGCGATTGCAATGAACAGCAAAGGGAAGCAGGATTGGACCCCCGTGTCTGTCAACGTGGCTCCTGCCACTCTCACCATACTCACCAGAGAG ACGCAGGAAGTGCTGTCGGAGTGCAGGGTGCGTTTCCTGTCCTTCATGGGCGTGGGGAAGGACGTCCACACCTTCGCCTTCATCATGGCCGAGGGCCCGGGGGACTTCATCTGTCACATGTTCTGGTGCGAGCCCAACGCTGCCAGTCTGAGTGAGGCTGTCCAGGCTGCCTGCATG CTGCGCTACCAGAAGTGTCTGGATGCACGGCCCCCTAGCCTGGGCTCCTGCCTGCCCACACCCCCCACTGACTCGGTGGCCCGCCGGGTCAGGAAGGGGGTCCAGAGCCTGCTGGGCAGCTTCAAGAGCTACAGGTCTGGATCCCAGTCCCCctga